The Medicago truncatula cultivar Jemalong A17 chromosome 7, MtrunA17r5.0-ANR, whole genome shotgun sequence genome includes the window AGTTGTAACACATGAAAAATACtgattaattttaatgtttggattttcctataatatatatatgttgtcaCAAAATTATGGTCCCTTGTACCCGTAATAATCGTCACTCTGGTTGAATTACATTTGTGTACAGATCAGCAGTCGTAATTTGGATAAAGTGCGAAAATTAAAAAGTGCAATGACTAGGTTGACAAATCGTGTTCACAAGGTATGTTGAAATAACAAATAGATTTTTTaggtaattttttcttttcaaaaggcCTAGCCGTCAAATTAACTGTCTCAACGGTTTTCATTTTCCTTAAACATGTTTATAACCAAGAGTTTTCATGATGGAACTTaactttgattaataatttaatttcttgtaGATAAGAGAGGAACTAGAAAACCtacttgatgatgatgatgacatgGCTGAACTTTATTTATCAAGAAAGTTGGCTGTTTCATCCTCTCCCTCAAGTAGCTCTGATGGTCCCAATTGGCATCACAGTCCATATCAAGGTTCAAAAATACACAGATCAAGCAGAGGAAGTGCAGCAACACTTCAAGGGGAGAATGATGTTGAGGAACTTGAGATGTTACTAGAGGTTATTAAattcttcatttcattttgCAACACATAAAGTTGGCTACCAGAAAAACCAATAGAAATTAGAgactaaaataaatgaaaatctCTCATTTGGCGTCAGTCGGCGTTGAAGCTGTCTGATCAAGATCGGACAGTTTTACAGTGTTGACTGCAGTTGATTGCATACAGTCATTACTGCACCCTAATCCATTTCCATGAATTAGCCTATGATGTATTGAACTGAATAATGTTGTTCTTTGCAGGCCTATTTCATACAAATTGATGGCACGTTAAATAAATTGACCACGGTACTAACGGTGAACTAAACTACATTTTACATGTAATCTTTCTTTCTTACTTATTATAATTTGATTTCTGTTTTACACTTTAGGTGCGAGAGTATATTGATGACACCGAAGATTACATCAACATACAGGTAAGTTTCAGGGCACAAAATTAAGTAAATTCGTTCCTTTGTAGATATTAAGTTCTTAATCTCTTACAAATTTGCacaccattggtttgtagcatGAATATTAATAGCACTTTATAATGGGTTGTATTTGCATGAATGCAGCTTGATAATCACAGAAATCAACTGATTCAGGTATAATTAGCCAAAATTAATGTATTCAAATAATATGTTATTACTTTTTATATCCTTATTGTGTGTGACATATATGCAGCTAGAGCTATTCCTAAGTTCCGGGACTGTTTGTTTATCAATATATTCATTGGTGGCTGCAATATTTGGCATGAACATTCCATATACATGGAAAGAAGGTCACGCATATGtatttaaatgggtatgtatACATGCCCCTgcataaatattaaaagaaaaagagaatagGTTGTTTTTTATtctgatttttatatatttgggtaTCAATTGCATCTTTAGGTGGTGATTCTTACTGGAATGGTTTGTGGATCCTTCTTTTTGTCCATAATATTGTATGCTCGACGCAAAGGTCTTGTTGGGTcttgaaatgaatgaaaattgatgCGTCTTGTTGGGAGGTACCAGAATATTATAAAGTGTACAGAAAGTGGAAATCCAAGGCCAATTTCGATATTTAGCACCAAAATTAACAAtactataatttgttttttttttttaagataatgcTAGATTTGTTgtaatatcattttttcttaaaaaaaaataggtgatGAGATGATGTGTCGGTCTAAGATATAGAAGATCTTTGAGCTCAAAGAATACTTGCAAAATAACGGTAGTTGCGGTCAATTTATGTGTGCAATAGCTTGATTTATAATGGCTTTTAATTGTGCGCAAAATAACAGTTgtttcaaaattcattttttaggttttaCGAAGAAATAACAGCAGGTGCAAAATTCACTTGTTAATTGCAAAATACAAGtggtattccttaaaaaaatatagggttaaatatgtttttggtccctataaatatattaattttttgttttagtccctctaaaattttccttcaacttttagtccctataaaattttcaatcactacttttggtccctattttaaagttaattttagtatttttgaatgaaattgtgcagaaatgtgtagaatattgtaaaaatattttccaaaaaaaattagaattttttaactaaacataaatttaatatgaatttttaactatcaaaaatataaaaattcatattaaattcatgttattttaaaaaattctaattttttttgggatagattcttataatattatgaatgtttctgcaaaattttattcaaaaatacgaattctacatatgattttattttaaaggagggaccaaaagtgaagattgaaaatttttaagggactaaaagttgaaggaaaattttagagggactaaaacgaaaagttggtatatttataaggaccaaaatcatatttaacccaaaaatatatataaagttcaAGTGGTATTGAAGTTTGATTTGAATTATATGATTCTGGtgtcagtggcggagccaggaatttcATAGAGCCTGAGCAAAAAATTTATCGAAACttcatgtgacataatatatatatatatatatatatatatataaatagtcataaatcgaaataaaagaggttcatcatttttttcaacaaaagtaCAACTTAAAATAAGAAAGATGAAATATAACCTGTCAATAgcgtgctaaataaaattaggaggtaAATGTTCTTTCCGCGACCTCTTTCGAGTGAATGTTcgaataatatcaacatcatcaagtgaCTTAAATATCTCCCGCTCGGTGTAACATATCATCAAGTCGTTCAACCACCCATTGTTGATATTGTTGCGCAATTTAGTCTTAATAATCTTCATTGTTGAAAAAGCTCTTTCAACGGAAGCTGTCGACACCGGCAATATCAAAGCCAACTCAATGAGTTTGTAGACCAATGGAAATACCAAATGTTTCTCAGTTTGAACCATCTTCATAGCCAAACTTTGAACATCTTcacaagaagaaaaggaaacatGCCTTTTCATTTGAAGTACATAAGTATCAAGTTATTCCCTTATTGTTCCACGGTCATCATCAGAAAAGTCTGCATGATAAATATCAGCAAGAAGAGCAAGCTTATCAACATCAAACTTGGAGAAGGAGTTCTTGGGATCAAGACATGAGAAGCAATCAAGTACAATGTTACTTCCTTCACTAAAGCGATGATCCATCTCCACACATAATTTGTCAATAGCAACATAAAAAATCTCGGCACGGTAATGGTGAAGATTAGTGACGGTCCTCCCTTCTAGTCTTGAACGACCCCGAACCGGTATTTCTTCATCCATATTTGGCACCAAAATACCTTTAGCAACACAAAATTCTTGTACATCAACAAATAAATTATCCCAACCACTATCTCTCAATGTGGCCAACTGAGCTTTGACGACATTAATTAATTCCATGGCACTAACAATCTTAAGATCTTTTCTTTGCAAGATTTTTGAAAGCTCGTTTGTgataccaaacaactttaacattAACTTCAAAATGAAAGCAAATTTAAAGCTCtccatttttttatcaaacccgCCGCTTGAGATGGTCCACGTCCATCTTCATGAACCATACTAAGCACCACTAACACGGAGGACCACATCTGATCCAAACGAAGCAACATAGTATGATATGAACCCCATCTAGTATCCCCGGGTCTAGCAAGAGTAGATGATTGGTTCAAGCCCCTTCCTGTAGATATCTCACCACTCTcaagttttttcaaaatatctttGTGTTATGTCTCCATCAAAGCATCCCTTCTCTTGCAAGATGCACTCGATGTTGTTATAATCAAGGAGATGTACTCAAATAAATCATTAATAGATGAGCAACTACTAGCAATAGACACAATCACCAATTGCAAGCAGTGAGCATAACAATGGACATAGAAAGCATAAGGATTTTCATCTAGAATCTTTCTTTGCAAACCATTAAATTCACCTCTTATATCTGAAGCTCCATCATATCCTTGCCCTCGTATCCTTGAAATAGATAACTTGTAACGATCAAGAATACAATAAAGAGCATTCTTTAGTGCCTCAGAAGTAGTATCTTTGACATGATGTAGAGCAATAAATCGTTCCACAACATCCCCTTTGTTGTTCACAAACCTAGAAATATAATATGTCAAAGCAGTTTAATTGTAGCATAATGAAACAGTGAATGAGGCATTATTAACGTGAATAAGGTTCAACATGGTTTTATGATTGAATAAGGATGCGGGAAAGCAACATAGAATAAATATGCCTAAGAAAATCACAGATGCTCTTTGACGGATAATATAAATTGGAAAATATAACTACTAACCTCAACATCACCGCCATTTGCTCTTTGACGGATATATCTCGTGACTCATCAATAAGCACAGAGAATTGTTTATCACCAAGCTCTTCCATAATGACATTCATAACTTCATGTGCACAACACTCTGCAAGTTCCTTTTGAATGTCACCGGAAGTCATTATGCAATTTTTTCCACCACGGTCAAAAGCATATCTCACTTGTTCATTATTAGTTTTTACTTAATCTACCATCTCTCTAAAATTACCCTTGTTTAGAGAAGTAGTTTTTTCATCATGGCCACGGAAAGCAATGCCTTGTGCTATAAGATATCTAGTACAATCTAGAGAACAAGTCAAACGGATCTTATACAATTCTTCGGATTCCTTAGTTGCTTTAGCTAACATACTTTCTATGCTTTGTCTTTGATTATTATAATCATCATAATGCTTGATACATGAGTTGTGCATACTATTATGACTACCAATATGATCTTTTAAGCCTTTAGATGCATGCTTCCAATCTTTAAATCCGTCTTTGATGAAGACATCGAAACCAAAGTACTTGCCCCCCCGGGTTGCTTAAATAGAAAGCAATAGAAACAACAAGCTGCATCCTTGAACTCACTGTATTCAATCCATGTATACTTCTTATACCATGAGCTACAAAATGCTCTTCTTTGACTCCCAAATAGAGTACGAAGAAAACTTGACAAATTTGGTTGCATTGGACCCTTCAAGATATATGCCCTCCTCACTTGGTCTTGAATATTCGGAGCATATGTATGAATTTGTTTCCTACGACCTGGATCACGTATAATCTCAATTGGATTAAACTCATTGGCCACATTAGGTGGTGGTTCTTCTACTTTGGCTTCCGGTTGCACAACATTCACATTACTTGTTCTATTAACCAAAAATCTCCTCATCTCTGAAAGTTTATACGGAAGATAATATATCACATATGAGTTTGAAaacatcacaattcacaattttaATTCTCatcatttcatataatttttttactgatCTGATAAAAAACAAAGCagaacaaacaaaaagaaaatgaatgttaagaaaaataaaggttAGAGAATCAAGTACTTGTGAATTTAGATACCAATTCTATCAACAAAAATCACAATCGCATAGTATAAGTACCACACAAAATGAAAGTATTTAACAATTAACACAAAATGCACACATTATAAATTGAAGTTGTGATAATCACAACCTTGAACCTTATAATCAAATAATGTATTTAATCCTTGTCTGGAGTACTATCACCTGCAACCATAGTCTATTAATCCTTTCTCTTTAATTTGTTAAACAATGTCACGCATTTTCATCAAATTGATTATGGGCATATTCCATTTTCTTATAGAGCGCATGCAATATAATAATAGGGAAACCATCACTAACATGAGTTCTGAAGAGGAGTGTACATCCGGAAACAATCACTATTTTTGCACTgtctatatataaaaattacacATACAATTATGCCATCTAAAAGTGCATCTTAAAAATTAGgaacattatttttaaacaactgACTGGGCTTAAGTCCAAAAAACTACATAGGAACTAAACAAAGGAAATAAACATCcttaaaattaacattaaaaacCTGCTCCACCTCTTGAGGAGGTTGAATTAATCAGAAAGTATCAGTACTAGAAGTACATCTCAGATTAGCTAAGATATCCACATCTATTAgattcttccttcaaaaaaagagctttcattttctttaatgTGCTCCAACCTGCAGCACTACCATCTTTCGCATTATTTAAGCTGTGAACAATCGTATCTCCAGATTCCTTATGCCACACTTTCTTGCCATGCATTCATACAAACCCTTCTTTCCTCATTAATATGAacctcattctttttttttttttttttttttttctttcgcaccggtttccgacccaccaaaggtgggcgactaatccggctcatgcgtagaggcatgcgcactggccaagcgttgttccccctgggaatcgaacccgatattccccgggtacgtccttggaagaGCTCCCAATCATAATATGAACCTCATTCTAATAGCAAGGACAAAGGGAAAAATACGCCCTAGTCATTAATACACCCGGTCATATTATGACCGCCCGTGTGAAGATTTTTTTGGTGGGtatcataaatatatttgtcaTCGTTCTCTGAATTTTGAGATCTGTTTAGATTTTGGTGAGCCTTCGTGGTCCAACTTACCTAAATATTTCTTCATAAAAGAAGttatttgtgaattttttattgTCGATTTTCCCCCATATTTTTTTACGTCAAAGATAATTTCATTGACAAAAGTatgacaaaaaaatcaaaagtcaaaacgACCTATACAAGATTTACCATCATTTGCAGGTACATTTTGACTTAAAGAGATTTCTgatttctttaaattaataagttgataaaaaaaaatattgataataacTATAAGAATCCTTGAATGGTCTAA containing:
- the LOC25499204 gene encoding magnesium transporter MRS2-I; the encoded protein is MALAGSEVELKVQAMNKKKTTISRSWILLDRDGRDIVLDVDKYAIMRLVEIHARDLRIMDPLLSYPSTILGREKVIVLNLEHIKAIITAEEVLVRDPMDDDVVPVVEELRRRLPLKVSVAGQGQVEEELCVQEGEGGEENEFPFEFRALEVVLEAICSFLDARTRELETAAYPALDELTSKISSRNLDKVRKLKSAMTRLTNRVHKIREELENLLDDDDDMAELYLSRKLAVSSSPSSSSDGPNWHHSPYQGSKIHRSSRGSAATLQGENDVEELEMLLEAYFIQIDGTLNKLTTVREYIDDTEDYINIQLDNHRNQLIQLELFLSSGTVCLSIYSLVAAIFGMNIPYTWKEGHAYVFKWVVILTGMVCGSFFLSIILYARRKGLVGS
- the LOC112416718 gene encoding uncharacterized protein, which produces MESFKFAFILKLMLKLFGITNELSKILQRKDLKIVSAMELINVVKAQLATLRDSGWDNLFVDVQEFCVAKGILVPNMDEEIPVRGRSRLEGRTVTNLHHYRAEIFYVAIDKLCVEMDHRFSEGSNIVLDCFSCLDPKNSFSKFDVDKLALLADIYHADFSDDDRGTIRE
- the LOC120577079 gene encoding zinc finger MYM-type protein 1-like; translated protein: MTSGDIQKELAECCAHEVMNVIMEELGDKQFSVLIDESRDISVKEQMAVMLRFVNNKGDVVERFIALHHVKDTTSEALKNALYCILDRYKLSISRIRGQGYDGASDIRGEFNGLQRKILDENPYAFYVHCYAHCLQLVIVSIASSCSSINDLFEYISLIITTSSASCKRRDALMET